In the Candidatus Cloacimonas acidaminovorans str. Evry genome, one interval contains:
- a CDS encoding PEP/pyruvate-binding domain-containing protein, with the protein MEPLKSKALAENLAVTKVAEIVLDDEAKWLLSLTDGNFGINQRCRNFLEELYHPYANPEAVASLIRQSILGDLWFYVQLPDKEKTLTVIGDLYLLAAKKCTKPMQEKRIIIEYLDFISALCDKEGIPEGVYAKLLNELDNWQKKSRELFIPLNGACRKCLSNLVQVYKDNDICFRMLKDLLKEGLEFWQKTTDIEGWCAKMGAESNLDVKQLSSTLGKKYYQKWLKQLEEIQDFASLKDIPSFSDIAVLQREAICEFSTLTLRIQYIFYLLGLPGMEDLRNHLLWDLNRQLADLEKDLQEEEVPLMLDSIFETLYEFKETHLSIVLDCILTIGKTVLSHKNKKHCQHLLPKIMELEFTPPGKIKIDKDWQMEVDKNHIKHLRMLLELIAIDPVMCKDLLAYLIISLSQKGVFISDTDLFQKDVSAFLNSNFKPLVVQTKHLLKMFPVFFNEIGAEGEIRDISTSLDELGHRKDLLMHFLRKQLHTESNNTHLLLIQKILQYWTNLDYRELQDMIPEDVLIYVMHPDEMTKKQSAVVNKFLQKYNLTPEELLSLSWQRVSKLFENEPEDFSLKRLKLLCYSHFLLKDKYNLDPYDIVKFLTRYSWFDAHEHNRLANSFMRKDYDSSIRQLLSYIGKMNSVILDPQPTIAWENIYYKRHIAAGIPSMYGMYREPKLEAMGMIFRIENVVKRLFERNVQQLNLSYITGKTLKRIIRILELYDYAMKQILVTSDAYGSALNMLRSAQYLSNLSIDQYLDIFKLLKDSVVEIINEYYYRFYEGQLRQIGMRIAEKEKGKKGRGTKEIEIFAEEFYRNLLSKSFLVQGLDNFITRILESLSEMKNLFKPEDILKVMSYDPDKLFFHLNKKNSRIENQVLLGSKAYFLKRMYQYEFPVPPGFVITTDLFRHRNIINTHPDISNELDNLILQNLNILEKNTGLVLGDPERPLLLSVRSGAPMSLPGAMNTFLNIGLTDEVTYKLSRRPNYGWTAWDCYRRLIQSWGMAFGIDRDEFDAVMLNYKKKYNVELKTQFSDKQMQEMVQDYQKVLAEHNIELEQQPFMQLYKAISNVLDSWNTDRARLYRQKLHIADEWGTAVIIQKMVLGNISLESGTGVLFTYADFNEEGGICLNGDFTLCSQGEDVVAGLVHTLPISEMQRLHSKTAVSSSLENTFPAIYNALMRYVKQLIEDKNYPHQEMEFTFEGPSPDQLYILQTRDQVIQKAPDYKVFGTTKGEQKKLAYGIGIGKGAVNGIIVFGKEDIEKFAGKGEALILVRPDTVPDDMELLFACQGLLTSRGGVTSHAAVTATRLGLIGVVNCRDLVVSESDSNCRIGNTYLKAGDKIALDATSGAIYLGHYPLVSVHCL; encoded by the coding sequence TTGGAACCCCTGAAATCTAAGGCATTAGCAGAAAATCTGGCAGTTACTAAAGTAGCCGAAATTGTGCTTGATGATGAGGCAAAATGGTTACTTTCCTTAACGGATGGTAATTTTGGCATCAATCAACGCTGCCGGAATTTTTTGGAAGAACTGTATCATCCTTATGCTAATCCGGAAGCAGTAGCATCGCTAATTCGGCAAAGCATTTTAGGTGATTTATGGTTCTATGTTCAATTGCCGGATAAGGAAAAAACCTTAACCGTTATAGGGGATTTGTATTTACTGGCGGCAAAAAAATGCACTAAGCCAATGCAGGAAAAGAGAATTATTATTGAATATCTGGATTTTATTTCGGCTTTATGCGACAAGGAAGGCATTCCGGAAGGCGTTTATGCCAAGTTACTAAACGAACTGGATAACTGGCAAAAAAAGAGCAGGGAGCTATTTATTCCTTTAAATGGTGCCTGCAGAAAATGTTTAAGCAATCTGGTGCAGGTATATAAAGACAACGATATTTGTTTCAGGATGCTGAAAGACCTGTTAAAAGAGGGCTTGGAATTTTGGCAGAAAACAACAGATATAGAGGGCTGGTGTGCAAAAATGGGAGCGGAAAGCAATTTGGATGTAAAACAGCTTTCCTCAACCTTGGGCAAAAAATATTATCAAAAATGGCTTAAGCAACTTGAAGAAATTCAGGATTTTGCATCCCTAAAAGATATTCCCTCTTTTTCCGATATAGCTGTTCTCCAACGAGAAGCGATTTGTGAATTTAGCACCTTAACCTTGAGAATACAATATATATTTTATCTTTTGGGTTTACCCGGAATGGAGGACTTGCGTAATCATCTGCTTTGGGATTTGAATCGTCAATTGGCAGATTTGGAAAAGGACTTGCAGGAAGAGGAAGTCCCTTTGATGTTGGATTCCATTTTTGAGACCTTATACGAATTTAAGGAAACACATCTTTCCATTGTTTTGGATTGTATTTTAACTATTGGCAAAACAGTGCTTTCTCATAAAAACAAGAAACACTGCCAACATCTGCTCCCTAAAATTATGGAACTGGAATTTACCCCTCCCGGAAAGATTAAAATAGATAAGGACTGGCAGATGGAAGTGGATAAAAATCATATCAAACATCTTAGAATGCTGCTGGAACTTATTGCTATTGATCCCGTTATGTGTAAAGACCTGCTTGCCTATTTAATTATCAGTTTAAGCCAAAAAGGGGTTTTTATTTCCGATACCGATCTCTTTCAGAAAGATGTTTCCGCCTTTTTGAATTCCAATTTTAAGCCCCTGGTAGTGCAAACCAAACACCTGCTGAAAATGTTTCCCGTCTTTTTCAATGAAATTGGAGCGGAAGGTGAAATAAGGGACATAAGTACCTCTCTGGATGAATTGGGACACAGAAAAGACCTCTTAATGCACTTTTTACGCAAACAGTTACATACTGAAAGCAATAACACCCATCTCCTTTTAATTCAGAAAATTTTGCAGTATTGGACTAATTTGGATTATAGAGAACTGCAGGATATGATTCCGGAAGATGTTCTCATTTATGTGATGCATCCGGATGAAATGACAAAAAAGCAAAGTGCAGTGGTTAATAAGTTTTTACAAAAGTATAACTTAACTCCTGAAGAGCTGCTTTCTCTTTCATGGCAAAGGGTTAGTAAATTATTTGAAAACGAGCCGGAGGACTTTTCTTTAAAACGACTGAAACTTCTATGTTACTCGCATTTTCTGCTGAAGGACAAGTATAATCTTGATCCTTATGATATTGTAAAATTTCTAACTCGTTACAGTTGGTTTGATGCTCACGAACATAATCGCCTTGCCAATAGCTTTATGAGAAAGGATTATGACAGTTCAATTAGGCAATTGCTTTCCTATATTGGCAAAATGAACAGCGTTATTTTAGACCCACAACCTACTATTGCCTGGGAAAACATATATTACAAAAGACACATTGCTGCCGGCATTCCTTCTATGTATGGTATGTATCGTGAACCGAAACTGGAAGCAATGGGAATGATTTTTAGAATAGAAAATGTGGTTAAACGGCTTTTTGAACGCAATGTGCAACAATTGAACCTGAGCTATATTACCGGCAAGACCCTGAAAAGAATTATCCGGATATTGGAATTATACGATTATGCAATGAAACAGATTTTGGTTACAAGTGATGCTTACGGTTCTGCTTTGAATATGTTAAGATCAGCTCAATATCTCAGCAATCTTTCCATAGACCAGTATCTGGATATTTTCAAGTTGCTGAAAGATAGTGTAGTGGAAATTATAAACGAATATTATTATAGATTTTACGAAGGGCAATTGAGGCAAATTGGAATGCGAATAGCAGAAAAGGAGAAAGGGAAAAAAGGTAGGGGAACTAAGGAAATAGAAATTTTTGCCGAAGAATTTTATCGTAATCTGCTTTCCAAATCCTTTCTGGTGCAGGGCTTGGATAATTTTATCACCCGAATCTTGGAATCCTTATCCGAGATGAAAAATCTTTTTAAGCCGGAAGATATTCTCAAAGTAATGAGCTATGATCCCGATAAACTCTTTTTCCACTTAAATAAAAAGAATTCCCGCATAGAAAATCAGGTGCTTTTGGGTTCTAAAGCATATTTTCTGAAACGGATGTATCAATATGAATTTCCGGTTCCTCCAGGTTTTGTGATTACTACAGACCTTTTCCGTCATCGGAATATTATTAATACACATCCCGATATATCTAACGAATTGGATAACTTAATTTTGCAGAATTTAAACATTTTGGAAAAGAATACGGGGCTTGTTTTAGGCGATCCGGAAAGACCTTTATTGCTTTCTGTCCGTTCAGGAGCTCCAATGAGTTTGCCCGGAGCAATGAACACTTTTTTGAATATTGGCTTAACTGATGAAGTTACATATAAACTTTCCCGTCGTCCTAATTATGGGTGGACTGCCTGGGATTGTTACAGACGGTTAATTCAAAGCTGGGGTATGGCTTTTGGAATTGACCGCGATGAATTTGATGCCGTTATGCTAAACTATAAGAAAAAGTATAATGTTGAGCTGAAAACCCAATTTTCAGATAAGCAGATGCAGGAAATGGTGCAGGACTATCAAAAAGTGCTGGCTGAACATAATATTGAACTGGAACAGCAACCCTTTATGCAACTTTATAAAGCAATTTCCAATGTTCTGGATAGCTGGAATACGGATAGAGCCCGATTATATCGTCAAAAATTGCATATTGCTGATGAATGGGGAACTGCAGTTATTATTCAGAAAATGGTTTTAGGAAATATATCTCTGGAATCCGGAACCGGAGTTCTTTTTACTTATGCGGATTTTAATGAGGAAGGCGGAATTTGTTTAAATGGCGATTTTACGCTGTGCAGTCAGGGAGAAGATGTTGTAGCCGGTTTAGTGCATACTTTACCTATTTCCGAAATGCAGCGTTTACATAGCAAAACAGCGGTTTCCAGTTCTCTGGAAAATACCTTTCCCGCAATCTACAATGCTTTGATGCGCTATGTGAAACAGCTTATTGAGGATAAAAATTATCCCCATCAGGAAATGGAATTTACTTTTGAAGGCCCTTCTCCCGATCAGTTATATATTTTACAAACTCGCGATCAGGTTATTCAAAAAGCTCCGGACTATAAGGTCTTCGGGACAACAAAAGGAGAGCAAAAAAAACTTGCTTACGGCATTGGCATCGGAAAAGGCGCTGTGAACGGAATTATTGTGTTCGGCAAAGAAGATATTGAAAAATTTGCCGGTAAGGGTGAAGCTCTTATTTTAGTGCGTCCTGATACCGTTCCTGACGATATGGAACTTCTTTTTGCCTGCCAGGGATTGTTAACTTCAAGGGGTGGAGTAACTTCTCATGCAGCGGTTACAGCTACTCGTTTGGGCTTAATCGGAGTAGTAAATTGTCGGGATTTGGTAGTTTCGGAATCGGATTCCAATTGCAGAATAGGCAATACCTATTTGAAAGCGGGTGATAAAATAGCTCTGGATGCTACCAGTGGAGCTATTTATCTGGGGCATTATCCTCTCGTTAGTGTGCATTGTTTATAA
- the rsxC gene encoding electron transport complex subunit RsxC, which translates to MRLKTFPGGVHSPDEKRYSASVPITEAPIPQKVIIHLSQHIGSPSKPIVAVGDEVLTGQKIAEATGYVSLVQHSSISGKVTAINRFPNATGSSSMAIQITGDGSDKWIELVDEPNFMDLPLEEMKKRIGEAGICGMGGAGFPTLVKLSPPADKPIDTVILNGVECEPYLTSDHRLMLEKGEEIIIGLKLIMKILSAKKGMIGIEANKPDAIAKMQELTKNEPHIEVVPLKLRYPQGAEKQLIYAATKRKVPAGGLPLEVGIVVQNVGTAFAIYEAIRYQKPLIQRVITVTGSPVTKPQNLLARIGTPFSELVDFCGGTKEEVGKVICGGPMMGFALPTLEATVGKGSGGLVLMNTEDARLNEEGNCLRCARCVDVCPLNLVPCMIVSAVKYDNQKLAVRSGLNDCMKCGACAYVCPAQIRLVQYIDTGKIRYAEAKK; encoded by the coding sequence ATGCGCTTGAAAACATTTCCCGGAGGTGTTCATTCTCCGGATGAAAAAAGGTATAGTGCCTCTGTGCCTATAACTGAAGCTCCAATACCCCAAAAAGTAATTATTCATCTTTCCCAGCATATTGGCTCACCTTCAAAGCCAATTGTAGCTGTGGGTGATGAGGTTTTAACAGGTCAAAAAATTGCGGAAGCAACAGGTTATGTGTCGCTGGTTCAACATTCTTCAATTTCCGGAAAAGTTACAGCCATAAACCGTTTTCCTAATGCTACAGGTTCCAGTTCTATGGCAATTCAAATTACCGGAGATGGTTCCGACAAATGGATAGAACTTGTTGATGAACCGAATTTTATGGATTTACCCCTGGAAGAAATGAAAAAAAGAATTGGTGAAGCCGGTATTTGCGGAATGGGTGGTGCAGGTTTTCCAACTTTGGTAAAGCTTTCTCCTCCTGCAGATAAACCGATAGATACGGTTATTTTGAACGGAGTAGAATGCGAACCCTATTTAACCAGCGACCATCGTTTGATGCTGGAAAAAGGTGAAGAAATCATAATCGGCTTAAAACTGATAATGAAAATTTTAAGTGCTAAAAAAGGAATGATTGGAATTGAAGCCAATAAACCCGATGCCATTGCTAAAATGCAGGAACTGACTAAAAATGAACCCCATATTGAGGTAGTTCCCTTAAAATTGCGTTACCCTCAAGGTGCCGAAAAACAGCTTATCTATGCGGCTACCAAAAGAAAAGTTCCTGCCGGTGGTCTTCCTTTGGAAGTTGGAATTGTAGTGCAAAATGTAGGAACTGCCTTTGCCATTTATGAAGCGATTCGTTATCAAAAGCCGTTAATTCAAAGAGTAATAACGGTAACCGGTTCTCCCGTAACAAAGCCCCAAAATCTTTTAGCCAGGATTGGAACTCCTTTTTCCGAACTCGTTGATTTTTGCGGAGGAACAAAAGAAGAAGTAGGAAAAGTTATTTGTGGCGGACCAATGATGGGTTTTGCTCTTCCCACTTTAGAGGCAACAGTGGGAAAAGGAAGCGGCGGATTGGTTTTAATGAATACTGAAGATGCCCGTTTAAATGAAGAAGGAAATTGTTTGCGTTGTGCCCGCTGTGTAGATGTTTGCCCGCTGAATTTGGTTCCCTGTATGATTGTTTCTGCCGTAAAATACGACAATCAAAAACTTGCTGTCAGATCAGGGCTGAATGATTGTATGAAATGTGGTGCCTGTGCCTATGTTTGTCCTGCTCAAATTCGTTTGGTGCAATATATTGATACCGGCAAAATTCGTTATGCTGAAGCAAAAAAGTAG
- a CDS encoding glyceraldehyde 3-phosphate dehydrogenase NAD-binding domain-containing protein yields the protein MKVNLGNKKLLGINGLGRIGKLLLWNQLHLKYFDGIVVNCGRIVGKTLDDLIQVIEMDSTYGSIHKFLYGVVGKKAEIKILDAEEPLLEIEGIPVKILRTARDPKDINWLNEGVRIVVDCTGNFLDPTMHTDSGKPCLRGHLDAGAIKVICSAPFKIKSGNTVPDDAKTMIYGINHLEYDPLKHNIISAASCTTTGLAHMLKPLLENQKTSRILTASMSTIHSATNTQSILDSVPKTDASDLRKSRSVLNNIILSTTGVTKALEQVMPNIKHIGFMADSVRIPTTTVSLINLNVTFHTELDELGEPLVNRKLINEVYQKAAENSQKDLLLISNRQNVSADMIGTMAAVVIEAHETHTRTGFITIPSSALAEQGILTDKVLEMPVTHAKIFGWYDNELGSYVNCLSRLTNYIEEKTL from the coding sequence ATGAAAGTGAACTTAGGGAACAAAAAACTACTCGGAATTAACGGTCTGGGTAGAATTGGAAAACTGCTGTTATGGAACCAGTTACACCTTAAATACTTTGACGGAATTGTGGTAAACTGTGGAAGAATTGTAGGCAAAACCCTGGATGACCTTATTCAAGTTATTGAAATGGATAGCACTTACGGTTCTATTCATAAGTTTCTCTATGGAGTTGTAGGGAAAAAAGCGGAAATTAAAATCCTGGATGCTGAAGAACCCCTTTTGGAAATTGAAGGAATACCGGTAAAAATTTTAAGAACCGCGCGTGACCCTAAAGATATTAACTGGCTTAATGAAGGGGTAAGAATTGTGGTTGATTGCACAGGAAATTTTCTGGACCCTACAATGCACACTGATTCTGGAAAACCCTGTTTAAGAGGACATTTAGATGCGGGAGCCATAAAAGTTATCTGCAGCGCACCTTTTAAAATAAAATCCGGAAATACGGTTCCGGATGATGCCAAAACAATGATTTACGGCATTAACCATCTGGAATATGATCCCCTAAAACATAATATAATTTCAGCGGCTTCCTGTACTACAACCGGCTTGGCACATATGTTGAAACCGCTTTTGGAAAATCAAAAAACTTCCCGAATATTAACCGCTTCTATGAGTACTATTCATTCTGCTACAAACACTCAATCCATTTTGGATAGTGTTCCGAAAACCGATGCTTCCGACTTAAGAAAATCAAGAAGCGTTTTAAATAATATAATTCTTTCCACAACCGGCGTTACTAAAGCCCTGGAACAAGTGATGCCCAATATTAAACATATCGGTTTTATGGCTGATAGCGTCCGAATTCCTACCACGACTGTTTCTCTCATAAACTTAAATGTTACTTTTCATACGGAACTGGACGAGCTGGGAGAGCCGTTAGTAAACCGCAAACTGATCAATGAAGTGTATCAAAAAGCCGCTGAGAACTCCCAAAAAGATCTGCTGTTAATCAGTAACCGACAAAATGTTTCCGCAGATATGATTGGAACTATGGCTGCAGTTGTTATTGAAGCACATGAAACACATACCCGCACCGGTTTTATTACTATTCCATCATCAGCCCTGGCTGAACAAGGTATTCTTACGGATAAAGTTCTGGAAATGCCCGTAACTCATGCTAAAATCTTTGGCTGGTATGATAATGAACTTGGCTCTTATGTCAATTGCCTTTCCAGATTAACCAATTACATTGAAGAAAAAACGCTGTAA